The genomic region ATGTAAGGGCATCCATTATAATTATTTGGAATTGGCTGCTTCATTAGTAACAATAAAAAAGCTTAAGCAGTAGTCATCAAAGGCAAGCACCAACAGTACAATAAGTGTGAAgacttttttttcagttttccatAATACACCTGAAAGATGACAATTCTCTGGTTTAAATTCAACTGCAATAACTTCCATACTGCTGTGTCATAAAATACAACACAAAACATATTATCGACGGCTGGAGGATAAAGATAGGCCTAGGAGCAAATTAATTTCCTGTCAGTTAGCCAATGTTTATCATGAATAATACACTCCTCTAAGTGTGTCATTGAATTGTCCTAAAGATATTGATAACAGGTTGCAATAATATCAGCAGCAGCCCTGACTGGAGttcagccattttgtttttttctcgaAGTAACAATATTTTTTCACTAATATATTAAAAGAGGACTTGAATTTATATGAACGCTTTCTTCACACGGGGGAATCACCTGCTAAGAAATGCACAAAATCTATTTATGACTTAGTCAGCAAAACACAGTGAAAGAACATAAAATTCACAAGGTTCATTTAAGCCATAATGCAAGACAAGTTAAATTATGTACTTTATGCTCTGGTAGATATTGCAAGCCATCATAAGCGTGTTTTCAAAATGCAAATTAATGTCTTTTGAGATTACTGATAAACACTGCGTTCACAGGATGTAATCAGAGTGCCTTCCTGTTAAAGTTTTACAAagtctgttaaaaaaaatgtttttaaaacatataaatatagatcGCTTCATATGCAAAGTAGTAATAATGTCCACCTCTTTTTTTTATCTGCCCCATCAAAATACGTGGCAACTCTATATAAGACAAAGGTTCATGTTAGTCTGTCTTGAGAAAATTAGCATCCTATACAGACCACAAAGATGTTACATATGTTTGAACTGCGATCTGTAGCTTTTACAAGGGCCGTGTTTGCAGAATTTATAGCCACCatgttgtttgttttatttgggcTAGGTTCAGCTTTGAATTGGCCAGGAACAGCGCCAAACATTTTACAGATTTCTTTAGCTTTCGGCCTTGGCATAGGAACCTTAGTCCAGACTTTTGGTCACGTAAGTGGAGCTCACATCAATCCAGCAGTGACCATCGCCTTTCTAGTGGGTTCCCAAATCTCTTTTATTCGTGCAGTTTTTTATGTAGGTGCCCAACTGCTTGGAGCTGTGTCTGGAGCAGCCATTCTGCAAGAGGTTACACCTTTCAACGCAAGAGGAAATTTATCAATAAATGGGGTAAGAGCAGGAAACCAGCAATTTATTGGTTGTATTAAATATTTCTAAATTGCAGCATTTCCAAGATGCATTACTTGTACCCAGGGTTATGACTGCTTTAAATATTCTTAATAAATATAAATGGGATTTTCTTAGTATTAAGGTGCAGGGTACATTGGCATTTTTAACTTAGAATTTATGGCATTTTAATTTAGGATTTAAAGAAACTTTAGTGATCGGGCTTAGAAAATCTGGATTCTTTAGAACAACTGATCCTGTTTCCATTCATTGTcaaatttcattttttaaatatttagttttataGTAATTGCTATGTTTAACTTGTTCAATATAATACTCCTGAAATATTATATTTCGTGAAGTGATTCATGATTGTTATAATATAAGAAGCTAGCCGACACAATGTCTTATTGTTTTGTAAgcttaattattttgtttaataaaaagaCATGTTGGTGTAAATATGGTTGAGTTAATAATAGATGTATGATTACTATGCTATGGAAAAAGCTCATTAACCCAAAATGTCAGTATGTTctgtaaatgttaaaaaaaacaaaagaaaaaagatgaaCAATCTCTTAAGTTGAAATAACATTTCATGATTTTGCCTATTATTAGGCTGCTAGATGTTATTACATTCATTCTTGACTGTTTAACATATTTTTTCGTCTTGTACTGGCATGTAACATGGCCAAATTCATTCAAGGAGTATACGTTTAGAGTAAAGATAATTATCTATAGgctcttattttatatttttacctcTCCCTTTTTTCTGATTAGTTATTTGACTACATAGTATGTTTGTGACTTACACATGTTAAATGAGGGATAAATAGAAAATCATCATGGTTGTAAAAGTGGTACAAAGTTGTAGCGGTACATTAGTTACCAATAGAATGTACCTGTTGATTACATATTTTTAAAGATTGTACAGTTTTTTTCTGATCTCTGCTCTTTGATGGGTAGATGATGCATGCCATTAAGATGCATATATATTGTCAACCGACTCAATTAATtgctaaataattaaaatataatttaaagctGAATACATcagatttagaaacatagaaacatagaatgtgacggcagataagaaccattcggcccatctagtctgcccagttttctaaatactttcattagtccctggcattatcttatagttaggatagcattatgcctatcccacgcatgcttaaactcctttactgtgttaacctctaccacttcagctggaaggctattccatgcatccactaccctctcagtaaagtaatacttcctgatattatttttaaacctttgtccctctaatttaagactatgtcctcttgttgtggtagtttttcttcttttaaatatagtctcctcctttactgtgttgattccctttatgtatttaaatgtttctatcatatcccccctgtctcgtctttccaccaagctatacatgttaagataacctttcctggtaagttttatcctgcaatccatgaaccagtttagtagcccttctttgaactctctctaaggtatcaatatccttctgaagatatggtctccagtactgtgtacagtactccaagtgaggtctcaccagtgttctgtacaatggcatgagcacttccctctttctactgctaatacctctccctatacaaccaagcattctgctagcatttcctgctgctctgttacattgtctgcctacctttaagtcctcagaaataatcacccctaaatccctttcctcagatgttgaggttaggactctatcaaatattctgtactctgcccttgggtttttacgtccaatatgcattatcttgcacttatccacattaaatgtcagttgccacaactctgaccatttttctagtttacctaaatcatttgccatttggcttatccctcctggaacatcaaccctgttacatatcttagtatcatccgcaaaaagacacaccttaccatcaagaccttctgcaatatcactaataaaaatattaaagagaatgggtccaagtacagatccctgaggtaccccactggtgacaagcccaagcttcgaatatactccattgactacaaccctctgttgcctgtcactcagccactgccttacccattcaacaatattggaatccaaactcaaagattgcagtttattgataagccttctatgtgcaacagtgtttcCTTGTCTTTTTTGTTGCAATCTGAATGACACAAAAGTAACATTGCATCATTCACTGCACACTATTTGACAGGTTTCCTTTCTTTTTCAGTTGTTCAATACAACAACGGCTGGAGAAGCTTTCTCTGTTGAGCTGTTACTCACTCTCCAGCtagttttgtgtatttttgcctcCACGGATGATAGGAGATCTGATAATGTTGGGTGTCCAGCTCTGTCCATTGGATTTTCTGTTGCAATTGGTCACCTTCTTGGCGTAGGTATCAGAATGcttcctaaaaataaaatataaataaatattctagaccaggggcaggcaacctttgtcactccagatgttgtggactacatccccccagatgctttgccagcattatggatgtaagaggtGTAGTCCTGAACATCTGGACTGCTTAAGGTTAACACCTTATATTGGTTCGTGCATAAATGGCAAAAGTACAATACTAAAACTGACTTTTTAACAGCATAcatctatatacattattatatggaGGGTGATAAAGTGAATGAATGGTAaccgtataataataataataataataataataatgaaaagaaGAAATGAATGAATGCtaactgaataataataataatattgaaagaATGGTATTGGTAGTACAATCAACTTTCTTATATGGGCCATTCGCATTAggctctccccataggaaagcattgctttaatgctttcccatgggaatttAACTGaccttggatgtcctcatgcagactgTGAGGATgaccagtgtcagttaggcgaccaaaagttgtctaaccaccaggaagtgtctctagtgactgtctgattgaTAGAGGCAGACACAGCTTTTAAAAACCTGTAATGATGTACATTGCAGGACCAAGTGGGACTGGAACACTGCACCCGTAGCTTAATTTGTCACATAAGGATTGTAGGGCCAAGCAAATTCAGGGTTTTTGGTGCCCCAGTCTAACCTCTGGGCCCTAAGCAGCTGCCTAGGGTCACCTTATGGTAAATCCTGCTCTGCCAGAACCACAATACCACAGACCAGtagtccccaacccagtcctcaaaaaTTATCAATGGCCAGGTTTTGTCACTATACTTTTCAGAAAATAACTTAGAATGCCTAACTCCTGGACTCTTAAAACGTTTTGACGATTGAATTGGGAACTACTGGTATAGGTACCATTATTTAGTGTATAGTTCTACATAATGAATTGTATAAGCAATTCGTAGATCCCTATGCAGCCCAGTACACTTGACCTATTTATCATTAAATCGAACAGTCAATTTTCTCCAAAACAAAGCATGAAACTGGGGAACAAATGTACACATACCTTTATTAAATGCAATGGATAACCACATAACATGTTGTATAATAATGTCTGCTTGCCATTAACAGTAAAACGTCTTCAATTACAATGAAATTCTAattataatctatctatctatctacctacctatccaTCCATCTAATCAATATACACAGGTGGCGAAGACCTGATATTCAGATAATAAAGAGAGCAGCCCTATCTGTCATTGTAGTATAGGATATATAGCAGGTGTACCCaaaaggcagatccccagatattttaaaactacagcgtccatgatgctttatcattctaaaggcattcagaAGGCATACGATATCTAAGAACAACAactcagagcatcatgggagtcgtagttcccagatgttgtagacctaGAACTCCCATGATTCCTGCATGCCTTTTATACCCCGGGTATACAGTGCTTTGAATGGGCAACCTTGCACATTTATAATCACTATGTATTCAATCAGTTATTACCAACTtaaaaacagagagaaaaaaaaacacaacaaaaacaagctgacagaaaatgtttttttttttctacatgttAGAATACTACACATACTACACTAATGGTGAATAGAACATTTGTATTTTTTCCCAGATGTAACTATAAATGTGTGCCTAATAAGTAATATCTGATACTCTCTTAGATAAACTATACTGGCTGCTCAATGAACCCTGCACGATCCTTTGCACCTGCAGTTGTAACAGGAGATTTTACAGTCCAGTGGGTAAGATTAAACATAAATCTATTATTTGTATGCACTTGTGTGACAAATACATCATTAAATAGAGGAATCCATGCCATGAACTGGTATTAAGGTATAGggattgcatttttatttattcaatttcAAGATGGGTAAGGTCAATGTCAGGTGAAATATGAATAATTGCGAAAGTTAATGTTATCAATAAGACAATATTATTGTTTGCTCTACAATCCTAGCTAAAATGTTTATGTAAtgttccaattttttttaatcactAGGATAAGTAATTTTGTTATTTAAATGCATctgaaattgaaaataaaaacacttttattataaGTGCAATAAGTGGAATGCTTCCAACCTACATCAACATTTTCACAGAAAGTAGCAAATTCTAACATCAGATTTAATTTCCTAATTGTGGAAAAATGGAatataacaaattaaaaccaTCTTGTTTACACAGATTTGATGCTTTGCCTTTTATAGACAatgctaatttaattttaaaaagagtGGCCAACTGCCTTTTTgcataaaagcataaaaaatgATGAGTGTGAATTAGGGAACtggtttaaaatcagcaatgcCATTGAGAACACTACCTGCAGAAAACCTGATCTGTAGAGATTTTGCTGAACTTGAACATTTTGTAAGAGTAAAGAAAGCCCTAACAGAGAAATCTGCATTATATCAAATGGTAAACCAAGTGGTAATGTCAATTACAACAGTATTTGGTAGTCAATCATTTCAGggcaaatttacattttatgtatGCAAGGTCCACTAAAAACTCTGTACACACATGGAACTTTCTGCTTTTTGAACATCAAAAGCAAATTAATATTTAGGACATTTCATGTTCTAATTGGGTCTTGAAGAATCAAATTATCACAAGTCAGTTAAAAAGGCAAATAGTACACCTATGTATTTGACTCTATCATTAAGCAGACATACATGGTGATATCTCTAATGGATCTTTTCACAGGTATTCTGGCTGGGGCCAATAACTGGTGCTATTTTAGGATCCCTAATTTACAACTACATTCTCATCCCAAACACCAAGACATTTTCTGAAAGATTGGCGATCCTGCGAGGAATGATGGACCCTGAAGAGGATTGGGAAGAGAGAGATGTCCGTAGAAGGCAGTCGGTGGAGCTACATTCCCCCCAAACAATACCAAGAAATGGAATGACACTAAAAGTCTAACATTTGCATCAATTAGTTGCACCTGTGCCAATGCTAGTGACAAGCAGCAATAATGTTCAGTGAATGTTTTCGGTTTCATCCAAACTTCCAAAGAACACTTCTTAGGAGAGGCAGCAAGGGCATCCCTAGGTGAAGGCCAAGTAACCTTTAATTACCATTAATGAATCCGAGATACGTGTCTTTGTTTCCCTTGGTTGCTTTGCTGACTGTCAGCATTAGCAAGCTCTTAGGTGTTTTTGTTCCAAACCAGGGACATCTGACGTGGTATTCCAATTGTTggagactacatttcccatggttCCAGTGATGGATATGTTTTAAATGTTACAACTGCTATGCTTTATGTTTCCCGTTGCCCCAGTGAAGACtaatacagaaaaaaagattATCCACATGAGCCAGAATGCCATAAGTCAGTCATCAATTTTCTATAAGTAGATTGCTACTTTACATTGGTTAAGAATTCTCTGTTTTgaacatttatctttttttagcATAATTGCAGAATCATCTAATAGCTCACATTTTAAAATGCACCTTTTAGGCTATCaagcaaaaacaacaacaatctgCTATTGAAACTTGACATCTGACAAATCAATCAACAATATTTTGCATATTATCAAGCAGAGCAGAAAAAGTTAGACTGTGTTTGAATGAAACATTGCTGATTGCAAAAATGTGTCCTCAAGCCATGCAATTGTGTTAGATATATAAATAGACTTTTATATCCCAAAGTATCATTGCTTTTTACATTGCTACAAGAACgtcatgtttattttttaatgtacaacTACTTCACTAGTAAGATCCTCCAAAAGAAATAACCAATAGAATTTATTTTTATCatggcaaattattttttttcaaaaatgtgaATAATTGTCAAAGTAAATAATGACAAAACATTGCCAActttcatgtatttatttattttactataaagataaaatcatatataatattcAACCGAGAATACTGTATAGCCAaagattgtaaaatatatattaaaacatgcttacattgcaCAAATAACAGCTAAATCTCAACATCAGTTTAATTGTTTTGCATTTCAAATCTATAATTTATCATGtatgactttctccactataaatttatgctgtgctcatacagcttggctctttcctctgcaaaagtaaattacttcaaaatCCTCATTACCACACTCTCCCACAAACCCAagtgactatttcacacatttaactctcttctttgccctattgAGCCTCCTCCACCTATTAACTTGACCgcttcagactttgcaactcacttcactaacaagatctctacaatcagggaagagatctctcatctttcttcttctgctccagtcctcccgccccaccacctgcttcttagatccaattcccttgcatctcatccatactctttctttttctctttctctgcctctcactaaaattatcaatctctctttctcctctggcatatttccatcacccttcaaacatacaactataaccccaattctaaagaagcccaaccttgaccctaactccccgtccaactaccgtcccatcttgctactgccttttgcatccaagatccttgaaagagttgtgtatgcaagattgagaGACATctttgagtccaactctctgctatacCCACTTGGTCTGGTTTCCGCGccaagcactctgtggaaaaggcactgaccaaagtatccaatgacctattcactgcaaaatctcgtggtcactactttatcctaattctcctttacctttctgtggcttttgacactattgatcatcaacagcttctcatcctctgcaatatcggtctacaagatattgctctctcctggtgctcctcctacctcttccagcactctttcagtgtttctttctctggctctgcttcttctccccaactcctctatgttaatgtcccccaaggttcagtccttggtcccctacttttctccatctatactgcctaccttggtaaactcattagctcattTGGCTAACAATTTAATTTATATGTGGAtgacaaatctacctgtcctctcctgatctcgcCCCATCTCTCTTGACTAGtgtgtctgactgcctctctatttctaactggatggctgcccacttcctcaaACTCAACTTGacaaaaactgaaattctggtctttcctcccttaagtgttgctactcctgtgtctgtctccctccaagtcaacggtgctaacatcagctccaccacgcaggctcactgcctaggtgttctctttgactccaacctctccttcacgcctcatgttcagtctgtcgccaaatcctgccgcttccatctcaaaaacattgcatgcatccgaccctacttaacgccagatgtgactaaggtgctggtccattccactgtcctttctcaccttgactactctAATCCACTTCTCAGCTTCTGTACgttctcccacctctgatgctcgccttcaagactttttgagggctgcaccgttcctgtagaactcacttccctcctccgttagatgctcacctagtctccactccttcaaaaaaaatcattaaaaacctacttcttcataaaagcgtatcaattaaactgttaatagctcaagACTgaatcctctcttgcaactgttattagtctaatacttcccttaccttttgtgtcactttaccccactccctctagcatgtaagctccttgagcagggccctcaacccctctgttcctgtgtgtccaatttgtctggttacaactacatgtttgttcgaataataataataattactgaaTCATTTGTAACATTCTagtctattttaattttttttgctgcCTCTGTATACATAAGTATTGGAGATAACTAAAGGATCTCCCCAAGCAGCATAACCTGCAGCACACTCTGGTGCCCTTGTACCCCCTGGCCatccagtgtaagtagtcaaactactTACTagctttttttaactttttgacAATTTCCCTTGGGTCTTCCAGGGGCCAGCCTCTTTCTCCATTGACCTGGACGCACCGGCTTCTGTTAGCTCTAATGAGCTAAACCTGGCTGTACAGGCCCAGCTCATTTGCTGATCACATGATCGATCTCAGCCTTGCACCGCTGTGGCTGACTGAAAGCATTGAGCTTCTTGCTGTAATGGAGGAGGTGACTGGCATCCAGCTGATCCCAgatggtaagttgtcaaactgttagcATATGGAGGACATCAGGGCACCCAGCTACCAAAACcattacagcacactgtagtggttatagtgtttggagtgtttGCTTAATGTAGAAATGTCATAATGTTCCTCTAGATGCagtaaacacatttctttttttcttaaacaatcacaattatttatttaaaaaagcaCTCCGAGCCCGGGGAGGGGGGCTGAAACCCATTTATTTCTTCTAATGCTTGCGTTTTCCTTTAGCTGAGTTTAACTAGCTTGCTACATTATGTAACATTCTGTGTTGTGATAACCTATATCTTGAAAAAAAAGCACCACTGTGCGCACTTTAAAACTGGCATTCAACAGCAGTGCTTTAATACACCAAGTTGTGTAATATTTTGCAATGTAATTGGATACACGCCCAGCTGCACTCAAAACGTTTAATCATCATTGTATTTAACTGTATTTAAGCTATCAAATATACATGGAAAGTATGGTGAGTTTGGATCATTAGAGGAACCAATATTTACTCTAGTGCTAAAATAATATGAACAGACATGTTTAAATTGTTTCAGCTTTGCTTCAGgacaaacatttaattattattgttattattattattattattattattactactacaatttagggacactatagtcaccctggCCACTTCATTTCAATTAACTATTTCAGAGGTATATTTATTTGGCAAGTATATAGTTGAATACGTACCAATAttacaagaaaataataaaatacaaaaacactgaTACTTTGTATAAAATGAATTATCTTATGATGTGCCCATATATATGTTGTAATCTCCAGTGTGAGctctatatcaggggtaggcaacctccgTCACTCCAGATGATCCTTTACCGACataatggctgtaaaagcataatgggagatgtagtccataacatctgaagTGTGTGGGCTATATATACACAGCACATAAGTCCTCTCTAATGTAGTATACGTTAAAGTACTGAATAAATGGGTTTGCAGTGCATATTAAATCCAATtttgaccctaagcacaaggctagCAGAGGACTAAGGGAGATGCACTTCAACTGCTGATAAAGGGGGTATGAGCAAACACCTGcaatctatattaaaataacactccaagcactatgaccactatAGCATGCTGTAGGGGTTATGGGGCCAGAAATGTCTTGGTTCCGCCCAATGCACAAACTTAAACCATTTACTAAAGGTTTGACATCTCATTTCTGGGGTATTTCCTGGGGttaactgatgctctcagccaatgagctagccctgcactCCTAATGTTAGCTCAGGAAAGCTAACAGAAGCTCATTGCAGTAGTGGCATGGTCTCTATAGTTGAAGAGGAGACACATGGTGTGATGGAGCCTTTAAGTAATTTAAGTTACAAGGTAGGACAATTTATGaggtgttgttccagcacatcccacagatgctcaatcagattgagatctggggaatttggaggacaaggcaacaccttgaactctttgtcatcttcctcaaaccattccggAACACTTTTTGCAGTGTGGAAAGACTCTACTGCAATCAGAGAATACCATTGCATTGAAGGTgggtacgtggtctgcaacaatttctaggtaggtggtacatgctaAATAACATTCACATGAGTGCCACAACCCAAgcttttcccagcagaacattgcctagaACATAACATTGCCTCTGCCGGCCTGCCTCTTTTCagtacatcctgctgccatctcttccccaggtagatGATGCACatacctggccatccacctaatCTAAAATGTGATTAATCAGACCAGACAACGCtcttccattgctctatggtccagttctgattcccatttacccattgaaggcactttcagtgGTGGACAGGTGTCATCATAAGTCctctgactggtctgcggctATACAGCAttatacacagcaaactgtgatgcactgtgttttctgtgttttttttttgtatgagtgTAAATGGTACATGTAGCTGATGGCATTGGACTGTCCTCAAGGGTTATGTTAAAAATGCAATTCGTGTGTTTATTTCCCTGTAGAATTAAAATTGAATGTAGTATTCGTATGTTTGTTCGTTAGTTTTCATCTGTATCCCATACGAATGAAAACTACAGAACCagtagaccaccccagagagaagtgtgtaccttattaagctttcacacttctctaaccgcaagttaatcggtactttattgatgtatctgggtggccgccgttcggcatacgaacacgtggcggccatcttacgcacaaaacctcagcggtgtttggtcgtcgagtgtctggaactcaaatcggacactcaattacccgaacaccgctgagacctccagagctccgtaactcccgaatGGAGGGGCCAACCAGACCCTCGTTCGGTGAATTCAACGtgccgaacaaggggattcatacaaaCACCATTTTAATAGTGGATGGCAAAGATTTATGTATGTTTTATCTCCCGAATGGAGACCGATCACAGGGCCAAAACACACGGAACCCTTTTCGGCTAccacctcatgtgcggtcggtcaaattgtcTCTTccacataactcccgaacccctggtccgatctgggtgaattttgaatatgttagtcacccagatcagggctacaagGGGGTGCCACTTAGATAATTGTACCTCACAGTTTTAGGGTATATCCAGAAACCGGGTAAAACTGTAACAGAGATAAgtagattatgtgtcacactgaggggaggagatgtatgggagGTAACTACTGTACTATTGGCTACTGTCCcaattattgtaaatccctcccttgcatgggagaagccTTTATAAGAAATATGTGTGATTAAAAgtccagttctgctcctgatgctgtgtgttgtccagtcattgggattgatgttgggatattgttggattgttttgcctgctggaattattgccttatggatttctaacttgttcctgagccttgctgtgatctaaagtggagataacctgtgtaatagcagctctccgctacagtacaTTACAAGCAAAAACACTGTACACATTGCCAGGCATGTATACACACAGAATAaatgtttttcatacatgttgaACTGCAACTaaattttctgtttgtttgtttttagagaTACAGGAAAAAAACACATTAGGCATCTTATCGTGTGTAGAGAAAGGACAGATAGGCACAGGTATCAGTGAGCATGTAGGGTAGTAACAGGTTTCCTGTCTGGTAGATGCACTTCAGACATTACGTTCTGCAATAAAACATATGACAGTAATGTGGGGAATGAACAGTGAGAAGACTGTAAAGAGAGTGTCATAACACAAAGCTACATGTGAAGAAAGCTATTTTCCAAAAAAGATCAACTGGCCTACTATACAACTATGTACCACTGGCATCTGAGTGTGCggtattgaaaaaaaacatatagtttAGATCTAGTAGATATTCATCTGACAGGACTATGAGGGTAAGACCCAGACCCACTCCGAACACATGTTAAAATGGTCAAAATGCTCGAAGCaagaaataataataagacaTAAGTTGTAACCCGCATATAGCCAGGACACTCTACTGGAGATTCTGCACTTAAGTGCCATTGACCATGATATCAGCCTATTCCCATTCTCAGAGAAGGCTTCCGATAGTGTTGAGATGCAGGTCAAGGGTCCCATGCTTCTCCCAAGCAACACAGCTCCAGCGCAAGTCCTGAATCAGAGCCAAGATAC from Pelobates fuscus isolate aPelFus1 chromosome 1, aPelFus1.pri, whole genome shotgun sequence harbors:
- the LOC134597381 gene encoding aquaporin-2-like yields the protein MLHMFELRSVAFTRAVFAEFIATMLFVLFGLGSALNWPGTAPNILQISLAFGLGIGTLVQTFGHVSGAHINPAVTIAFLVGSQISFIRAVFYVGAQLLGAVSGAAILQEVTPFNARGNLSINGLFNTTTAGEAFSVELLLTLQLVLCIFASTDDRRSDNVGCPALSIGFSVAIGHLLGINYTGCSMNPARSFAPAVVTGDFTVQWVFWLGPITGAILGSLIYNYILIPNTKTFSERLAILRGMMDPEEDWEERDVRRRQSVELHSPQTIPRNGMTLKV